One genomic window of Elaeis guineensis isolate ETL-2024a chromosome 2, EG11, whole genome shotgun sequence includes the following:
- the LOC105053866 gene encoding exonuclease 1 isoform X2 encodes MGIQGLLPQLKSIMAPINAEELRGQTVAVDTYSWLHKGALSCSVQLCKGLPTSKHIDYCMHRVNMLRHHGVKPILIFDGGLLPMKSDQEMKRARARKENLERAMEHEATGNSSAAYECYQKAVDISPSIAFELIQVLKQEKVDYIVAPYEADAQMTFLSMNKLVDAVITEDSDLIPFGCSRIIFKMDKFGQGVEFQSSKLGRNKELDFTGFTKQMLLEMCVFSGCDYLQSLPGMGVKRAHALVQKLKNYEKVIKHLRYSAVSVPPLYEETFKKAIWAFQHQRVYDPVKEDIVHVLDVPHDLGEDLDFLGPWLPQNVAKGIAQGDLDPLTKMPFQGNTTCTRSILDGKYSMKESAPANGRKRIDLPVQKNLLTNYFSSLEAKRKFRAPKVMNKQLVMMESSSPSSENPDSNSPISAEETVTYAINQKESSLPKSGNFGCKLPAKDSMEVNFSSKSENLMGLSLNGDLFSSQHPSLMEPKHETLKPFLASHVEQSCNPALDPVENNTKSVNRKIIVRSKFFRNKLLDANDCKSQNEDLFTNKENACEIPEDCPAPKMTSPAKKRKLIDVPNVHREPLPLKHAQRASSGSNVANLNNKDANIKAEGNFGCDISHLNNYTDVAEKSMEKFALLISSFRYSSSGSRASGLRAPLKDVQNACPVRTAVAPIDISKFAYKPRK; translated from the exons GCATATTGATTATTGCATGCACAGAGTAAATATGTTACGGCATCATGGTGTCAAACCTATTCTCATATTTGATGGAGGGCTTCTCCCAATGAAGAGTGACCAAGAAATGAAGCGGGCGAG GGCAAGGAAAGAAAATCTTGAGCGTGCAATGGAACATGAGGCAACTGGCAATTCTTCTGCCGCCTATGAATGTTACCAAAAAGCTGTCGATATTTCACCTTCTATTGCTTTTGAATTAATACAG GTCTTGAAGCAGGAAAAAGTGGATTATATTGTGGCACCTTATGAGGCTGATGCTCAAATGACATTCCTGTCCATGAACAAGCTTGTTGATGCAGTCATCACTGAAGACTCAGACTTGATTCCATTTGGCTGTTCCAGA ATTATCTTCAAAATGGACAAATTTGGGCAGGGAGTTGAGTTTCAGAGCTCAAAGTTAGGCCGGAATAAGGAGCTAGACTTTACTGGATTCACTAAACAGATGTTACTTGAGATGTGCGTTTTTAGTGGGTGCGACTACCTGCAGTCATTGCCTGGTATGGGTGTCAAACGGGCTCATGCACTTGTCCAGAAgctaaaaaattatgagaag GTAATCAAGCACTTAAGGTACAGTGCTGTCTCTGTCCCACCTTTGTATGAAGAAACTTTCAAGAAAGCAATTTGGGCTTTCCAGCATCAGAGAGTTTATGATCCTGTGAAAGAAGACATCGTGCATGTATTGGATGTTCCTCATGACCTCGGCGAAGACTTGGATTTTTTGGGCC CATGGTTACCGCAAAATGTAGCTAAAGGAATAGCTCAAGGAGATCTTGATCCATTAACAAAGATGCCATTCCAG GGGAACACAACATGCACTAGATCAATCCTTGATGGGAAATACTCGATGAAGGAATCTGCTCCTGCAAATGGAAGGAAAAGGATAGATTTGCCTGTGCAGAAGAATTTGTTGACCAATTACTTCT CATCACTGGAAGCAAAGCGAAAATTCAGGGCCCCAAAGGTCATGAATAAGCAACTGGTGATGATGGAATCATCTTCTCCAAGCTCTGAAAATCCTGATTCCAATTCACCTATTTCAGCTGAAGAGACAGTTACTTATGCCATAAACCAAAAAGAAAGCTCTTTGCCTAAATCTGGAAACTTTGGCTGTAAACTTCCTGCAAAGGACTCT ATGGAAGTCAACTTTTCCAGTAAAAGCGAGAATCTTATGGGACTATCTTTAAATG GTGATCTTTTCAGTTCACAACATCCTTCACTGATGGAGCCAAAGCATGAAACACTAAAACCATTTTTAGCATCACATGTGGAACAAAGCTGTAACCCTGCATTGGATCCTGTTGAAAATAATACGAAATCGGTCAACAGAAAAATCATAGTAAGAAGTAAATTCTTCAGGAATAAGTTATTAGACGCCAATGATTGCAAAAGTCAAAATGAGGATCTCTTCACAAATAAAGAAAATGCCTGTGAGATCCCTGAAGACTGTCCTGCTCCCAAGATGACCTCACCTGCTAAGAAAAGAAAGTTAATCGATGTCCCTAATGTGCACAga GAACCTCTGCCATTGAAGCATGCACAAAGAGCTAGTAGTG GTAGTAATGttgctaatttaaataataaagatGCAAATATTAAAGCCGAAGGAAATTTTGGATGTGACATTTCCCATTTGAACAATTATACTGATGTAGCAGAAAAATCAATGGAAAAATTTGCATTGCTCATATCTTCCTTCAGATACTCTTCATCTGGTTCTCGTGCAAGTGGCCTCCGTGCTCCTCTAAAAGATGTTCAAAATGCATGCCCAGTAAg gacGGCTGTTGCACCCATTGATATCAGCAAATTTGCATACAAACCGAGAAAATAA
- the LOC105053866 gene encoding exonuclease 1 isoform X1: MGIQGLLPQLKSIMAPINAEELRGQTVAVDTYSWLHKGALSCSVQLCKGLPTSKHIDYCMHRVNMLRHHGVKPILIFDGGLLPMKSDQEMKRARARKENLERAMEHEATGNSSAAYECYQKAVDISPSIAFELIQVLKQEKVDYIVAPYEADAQMTFLSMNKLVDAVITEDSDLIPFGCSRIIFKMDKFGQGVEFQSSKLGRNKELDFTGFTKQMLLEMCVFSGCDYLQSLPGMGVKRAHALVQKLKNYEKVIKHLRYSAVSVPPLYEETFKKAIWAFQHQRVYDPVKEDIVHVLDVPHDLGEDLDFLGPWLPQNVAKGIAQGDLDPLTKMPFQGNTTCTRSILDGKYSMKESAPANGRKRIDLPVQKNLLTNYFCLASLEAKRKFRAPKVMNKQLVMMESSSPSSENPDSNSPISAEETVTYAINQKESSLPKSGNFGCKLPAKDSMEVNFSSKSENLMGLSLNGDLFSSQHPSLMEPKHETLKPFLASHVEQSCNPALDPVENNTKSVNRKIIVRSKFFRNKLLDANDCKSQNEDLFTNKENACEIPEDCPAPKMTSPAKKRKLIDVPNVHREPLPLKHAQRASSGSNVANLNNKDANIKAEGNFGCDISHLNNYTDVAEKSMEKFALLISSFRYSSSGSRASGLRAPLKDVQNACPVRTAVAPIDISKFAYKPRK; the protein is encoded by the exons GCATATTGATTATTGCATGCACAGAGTAAATATGTTACGGCATCATGGTGTCAAACCTATTCTCATATTTGATGGAGGGCTTCTCCCAATGAAGAGTGACCAAGAAATGAAGCGGGCGAG GGCAAGGAAAGAAAATCTTGAGCGTGCAATGGAACATGAGGCAACTGGCAATTCTTCTGCCGCCTATGAATGTTACCAAAAAGCTGTCGATATTTCACCTTCTATTGCTTTTGAATTAATACAG GTCTTGAAGCAGGAAAAAGTGGATTATATTGTGGCACCTTATGAGGCTGATGCTCAAATGACATTCCTGTCCATGAACAAGCTTGTTGATGCAGTCATCACTGAAGACTCAGACTTGATTCCATTTGGCTGTTCCAGA ATTATCTTCAAAATGGACAAATTTGGGCAGGGAGTTGAGTTTCAGAGCTCAAAGTTAGGCCGGAATAAGGAGCTAGACTTTACTGGATTCACTAAACAGATGTTACTTGAGATGTGCGTTTTTAGTGGGTGCGACTACCTGCAGTCATTGCCTGGTATGGGTGTCAAACGGGCTCATGCACTTGTCCAGAAgctaaaaaattatgagaag GTAATCAAGCACTTAAGGTACAGTGCTGTCTCTGTCCCACCTTTGTATGAAGAAACTTTCAAGAAAGCAATTTGGGCTTTCCAGCATCAGAGAGTTTATGATCCTGTGAAAGAAGACATCGTGCATGTATTGGATGTTCCTCATGACCTCGGCGAAGACTTGGATTTTTTGGGCC CATGGTTACCGCAAAATGTAGCTAAAGGAATAGCTCAAGGAGATCTTGATCCATTAACAAAGATGCCATTCCAG GGGAACACAACATGCACTAGATCAATCCTTGATGGGAAATACTCGATGAAGGAATCTGCTCCTGCAAATGGAAGGAAAAGGATAGATTTGCCTGTGCAGAAGAATTTGTTGACCAATTACTTCT GTCTAGCATCACTGGAAGCAAAGCGAAAATTCAGGGCCCCAAAGGTCATGAATAAGCAACTGGTGATGATGGAATCATCTTCTCCAAGCTCTGAAAATCCTGATTCCAATTCACCTATTTCAGCTGAAGAGACAGTTACTTATGCCATAAACCAAAAAGAAAGCTCTTTGCCTAAATCTGGAAACTTTGGCTGTAAACTTCCTGCAAAGGACTCT ATGGAAGTCAACTTTTCCAGTAAAAGCGAGAATCTTATGGGACTATCTTTAAATG GTGATCTTTTCAGTTCACAACATCCTTCACTGATGGAGCCAAAGCATGAAACACTAAAACCATTTTTAGCATCACATGTGGAACAAAGCTGTAACCCTGCATTGGATCCTGTTGAAAATAATACGAAATCGGTCAACAGAAAAATCATAGTAAGAAGTAAATTCTTCAGGAATAAGTTATTAGACGCCAATGATTGCAAAAGTCAAAATGAGGATCTCTTCACAAATAAAGAAAATGCCTGTGAGATCCCTGAAGACTGTCCTGCTCCCAAGATGACCTCACCTGCTAAGAAAAGAAAGTTAATCGATGTCCCTAATGTGCACAga GAACCTCTGCCATTGAAGCATGCACAAAGAGCTAGTAGTG GTAGTAATGttgctaatttaaataataaagatGCAAATATTAAAGCCGAAGGAAATTTTGGATGTGACATTTCCCATTTGAACAATTATACTGATGTAGCAGAAAAATCAATGGAAAAATTTGCATTGCTCATATCTTCCTTCAGATACTCTTCATCTGGTTCTCGTGCAAGTGGCCTCCGTGCTCCTCTAAAAGATGTTCAAAATGCATGCCCAGTAAg gacGGCTGTTGCACCCATTGATATCAGCAAATTTGCATACAAACCGAGAAAATAA